A part of Helicobacter fennelliae genomic DNA contains:
- a CDS encoding apolipoprotein N-acyltransferase/ Copper homeostasis protein CutE: MNIFVFSETFKAPTFKKLLKFRKKEWIAFSVVIACSAIFAFLFCLGVYVFALCSDLFAFVPESMPDVIIPQSQTLSAQNYIGATLMSICAMLSIAVWFIVPKALRFWFGFFCGVFLFYWIGLSFRYSPLPFVGLFVPLCIGLVYGVLIFFALYYESKLYRLITLVLMSFIHPFGFDWFMPPALLSYSFFGVSWWHFVCLECAIALFLVRSSKFFMLLGLVLFVCSIDSTTFQIHKTDDFLTQKTQIIQTNLPQDLKWNQQSLNLIVTNVLSQIDKAIRESSAMIIFPETMLPFVLNADSAYSRTILEILKDKSSHIAIVIGSFSQQEDRIYNSTYVLYRHQVQILNKVVLAPFGEKIPLPDFLAKPLYRIFFGMEDSLFFASEPQDFELFGYTFRNAICYEGTTSKIYAPRTTPAQDASKNIDSAKATTSAESTIQQNNSAQSTPVRNVDSTQPTHSSHSPQFVVMISNNGWFAPSIESHLQRMLLKYYARLNHSFILHSTNRSESGIITPYLFGDMPTTYTLSPFSPSQAHASQNTNSHKGF; the protein is encoded by the coding sequence CCGAAAAAAAGAGTGGATTGCATTTTCTGTTGTGATTGCTTGTAGTGCGATTTTTGCATTTCTTTTTTGTTTGGGCGTGTATGTGTTTGCGCTGTGTAGCGATTTGTTTGCTTTTGTGCCAGAATCTATGCCTGATGTGATAATCCCCCAAAGCCAAACATTAAGTGCGCAAAATTATATCGGCGCGACACTTATGAGTATATGCGCGATGTTAAGCATTGCGGTATGGTTTATTGTCCCAAAAGCATTGCGGTTTTGGTTTGGGTTTTTTTGTGGGGTATTTTTGTTTTATTGGATTGGGCTTTCGTTTCGGTATTCACCACTGCCTTTTGTGGGGCTTTTTGTGCCACTTTGTATCGGGCTTGTGTATGGCGTGCTGATATTTTTTGCGTTGTATTATGAGAGCAAACTCTATCGCCTCATTACACTTGTGCTTATGAGCTTTATCCACCCATTTGGGTTTGATTGGTTTATGCCTCCTGCGCTGCTGTCGTATTCTTTTTTTGGGGTATCGTGGTGGCATTTTGTGTGTTTAGAATGCGCCATTGCGCTTTTTTTGGTAAGATCGAGCAAATTTTTTATGCTTTTGGGGCTTGTGCTTTTTGTATGTAGCATTGATTCTACGACATTTCAAATCCACAAAACAGATGATTTTCTCACACAAAAAACACAAATTATCCAAACCAATCTCCCTCAAGATCTCAAATGGAATCAGCAATCACTCAATCTCATCGTTACAAATGTTTTGAGTCAAATTGATAAAGCCATAAGAGAATCAAGTGCTATGATTATCTTTCCTGAAACAATGTTGCCATTTGTGCTGAATGCAGATTCTGCGTATTCGCGCACGATACTTGAGATCCTCAAAGACAAATCCAGCCATATTGCCATTGTCATCGGCTCTTTTAGCCAGCAAGAAGACAGAATCTACAATAGCACCTATGTCCTCTATCGCCACCAAGTCCAAATCCTAAACAAAGTCGTGCTTGCACCTTTTGGCGAGAAAATCCCATTACCAGATTTCCTTGCTAAGCCTTTGTATCGGATATTTTTTGGCATGGAAGATTCGCTTTTTTTTGCTTCAGAGCCTCAAGATTTTGAGCTATTTGGATACACATTTAGAAATGCGATCTGCTATGAGGGCACAACAAGTAAAATCTATGCGCCACGCACAACTCCCGCACAAGACGCAAGCAAAAATATAGATTCTGCAAAAGCCACAACCTCCGCAGAATCTACAATACAACAAAATAATTCCGCGCAATCTACCCCTGTGCGCAATGTAGATTCTACCCAACCCACGCACTCATCGCACTCACCGCAATTTGTCGTGATGATTAGCAACAATGGCTGGTTTGCTCCAAGCATAGAATCACACTTGCAGCGAATGCTTCTCAAATACTACGCAAGGCTCAACCACAGCTTTATTTTGCATTCGACAAATCGTTCAGAATCTGGTATCATCACGCCGTATTTGTTTGGTGATATGCCAACTACTTACACACTCTCGCCATTTAGCCCGAGTCAAGCACACGCAAGCCAAAACACAAACTCACACAAAGGATTCTAA
- a CDS encoding ABC transporter ATP-binding protein, which produces MLLRATNLSHSFDTLLYKNITLTLDRCESIAILGVSGSGKSTLLANLCTMLQPNLGQISLFDYEDIYALKSGQRLELLRYKLGIIFQAHYLLRGFSTKENLEVGAILSNQTIDMQLLENLGIAHTLHQNCAELSGGQQQRLSIARVLIKKPQIIFADEPTGNLDKQTAKNVMDSIHLYLKSYKAGLIIATHDEDIAKQCSKVYRLTQNGLQEVY; this is translated from the coding sequence ATGCTTTTGCGCGCCACAAATCTTTCTCATTCATTTGATACATTGCTTTACAAAAATATCACCCTCACGCTTGATCGATGTGAAAGTATCGCTATTTTGGGCGTTTCTGGCTCTGGTAAATCCACCCTGCTTGCCAATCTCTGCACGATGTTACAGCCAAATCTCGGGCAAATCTCACTTTTTGATTATGAGGACATTTACGCGCTCAAAAGTGGCCAAAGGCTAGAGCTTTTGCGCTATAAGCTAGGGATCATTTTTCAAGCGCATTATCTTTTGCGAGGCTTTAGCACCAAAGAAAATCTCGAAGTTGGCGCGATTTTATCCAATCAAACTATTGATATGCAATTATTAGAGAATCTAGGGATTGCGCATACTTTGCACCAAAACTGCGCCGAACTCTCAGGCGGACAGCAGCAACGTCTCTCAATCGCCCGCGTGCTGATAAAAAAGCCTCAAATTATTTTTGCTGATGAGCCAACAGGCAATCTTGACAAGCAAACTGCCAAAAATGTAATGGATTCTATCCATCTCTATCTCAAATCTTACAAAGCCGGACTCATTATCGCCACGCACGATGAGGATATCGCCAAGCAATGCAGTAAAGTTTATCGCTTGACACAAAATGGCTTGCAAGAGGTTTATTAA
- a CDS encoding Mur ligase family protein yields the protein MQNPFLTYLQNLGRISVFGYGVTSKPLVKWLNTQGIACDIYDDKFDRANPTKLANPACKNKSRDEMRDGLNTFAPPSKFDPSTSKLEFISPGIAPHHRYFSKALHIISEYDFVDRLLDSSADSNAESSLDSGDCDLDSQSLQTKVPQTKTPQIIWISGTNGKTTTTQMLSLLLEDKGAKAGGNIGTPLIELYEEGAKIWILETSSFAMHWSKVAKPQIYILLPIREDHISWHGSFEAYIDDKLNVLVRMEAESSAILPLELQNHRFVKAFRGKAVFYAGSCDLERFLGLESESSTDSNTKSNLAESNLDSSLKSCLDSNLDSSAGSNTKLKISFGEPFLLDGLLALCAQKILCNTYDIAKLNTFHIGAHRIEEFLDSYGYIWVDDSKGTNTDATLQAIKRYEGKSLYIVLGGDDKGADCEEIFQLLQSRQNASQNTQKIEASQAHNQDNHPCQAQKQKVITHIFTIGTNEPKLLHFAQKYHIKATACENLKNAVMQIKSQIKQDSTSKDEFIGLLSPAAASLDQFASYKERGKLFKRYVLED from the coding sequence ATGCAAAATCCATTTCTTACATATCTTCAGAATCTAGGCAGAATTAGCGTTTTTGGATATGGCGTTACGAGCAAGCCACTTGTCAAATGGCTCAATACTCAAGGCATTGCTTGCGATATTTATGATGATAAGTTTGATCGTGCTAATCCTACTAAGCTTGCCAATCCTGCGTGCAAAAATAAATCAAGAGATGAGATGAGAGATGGACTTAATACTTTTGCCCCGCCAAGTAAATTTGATCCTAGCACTTCAAAGCTTGAATTTATAAGCCCCGGCATAGCACCTCATCATCGGTATTTTTCAAAGGCTTTGCATATCATAAGCGAATATGATTTTGTCGATAGGCTTTTGGATTCTAGCGCGGATTCTAATGCAGAATCAAGCCTAGATTCTGGAGATTGCGATTTGGATTCTCAATCTTTACAAACTAAAGTCCCGCAAACCAAAACCCCGCAAATCATCTGGATAAGCGGGACAAATGGCAAAACAACCACCACACAAATGCTTAGCCTTCTACTTGAAGACAAAGGCGCAAAAGCGGGCGGAAATATCGGAACACCACTCATTGAGCTATATGAAGAGGGAGCAAAGATTTGGATTCTGGAGACAAGCTCGTTTGCGATGCATTGGAGCAAGGTCGCAAAGCCACAAATCTATATCCTTTTGCCTATACGCGAGGATCATATCAGCTGGCATGGGAGCTTTGAGGCATATATCGATGATAAGTTGAATGTTTTGGTGCGAATGGAGGCAGAATCTAGCGCAATTTTGCCACTTGAGCTACAAAATCATCGCTTTGTGAAAGCATTTAGAGGCAAGGCGGTTTTTTATGCGGGATCTTGTGATTTGGAGCGGTTTTTGGGGCTAGAGTCAGAATCTAGCACAGATTCCAACACAAAATCTAACTTGGCGGAATCTAATTTAGATTCTAGTCTAAAGTCTTGTTTAGATTCTAACTTAGATTCTAGCGCAGGATCTAACACAAAGTTAAAAATTTCTTTTGGTGAGCCATTTTTGCTTGATGGGCTTTTGGCATTATGCGCGCAAAAAATCCTTTGCAACACCTACGATATAGCAAAGCTCAATACCTTTCATATCGGCGCGCATAGGATTGAGGAATTTTTGGATTCTTATGGATACATTTGGGTTGATGACTCAAAAGGCACAAACACAGATGCGACACTTCAGGCTATCAAGCGATATGAGGGCAAGAGTTTGTATATTGTTTTGGGTGGCGATGATAAGGGGGCTGATTGTGAAGAGATATTTCAGCTTTTGCAATCACGACAAAATGCAAGCCAAAATACGCAAAAAATCGAGGCTTCACAAGCGCACAATCAAGATAATCACCCTTGCCAAGCCCAAAAGCAAAAAGTCATAACGCATATTTTTACCATAGGCACAAATGAGCCAAAACTGCTCCATTTCGCGCAAAAATACCACATCAAAGCCACTGCTTGTGAGAATCTCAAAAATGCAGTTATGCAGATAAAATCCCAAATCAAGCAGGATTCTACGAGTAAAGATGAGTTTATAGGGTTATTATCACCCGCCGCAGCAAGTCTTGATCAGTTTGCTTCTTATAAAGAACGTGGCAAGCTTTTTAAACGATATGTGCTAGAGGACTAA